A region from the Gossypium hirsutum isolate 1008001.06 chromosome A08, Gossypium_hirsutum_v2.1, whole genome shotgun sequence genome encodes:
- the LOC121204508 gene encoding E3 ubiquitin-protein ligase XBAT32: MRFLSFVGNSFGCSASGERLVSAARDGDLQEAKALLEYNPRLARYSTFGARNSPLHYSAAQGHHEIVSLLLESGVDINLRNYRGQTALMQACQYGHWEVVQILILFGANIHRADYLNGGTALHLAALNGHSRCIRLLLADYIPSIPDCWNILKNKSKDKESTSDFDESALREVINKPADGGVTALHMAALNGHVESVQLLLDLGASVAEVTVEDGTTIDLIGAGSTALHYAACGGNAQCCQILIARGASITTTNVNGWSPLMVACSWRKSWLEEILSSKPEGRSQALPSPFLSLPLMSIIRIARECGWRTGDSLFSCQDPCAVCLDRPCAVAAEGCDHEFCTQCALYLCSTNNTTNVAKGPIGSIACPLCRHGIVSFVKLPGAKPIVKAVARTSLSLSFCTCSSEMLEPTSMTTPLCKPVVHCARISPPGSSFCSISGQSSLSMKIHSSLCIGVPNTSPLTPCPADQNLRGLRRSASEGRRSWFSTLNQCVTTGNGC, translated from the exons ATGAGATTTCTAAGCTTTGTGGGGAACTCCTTTGGATGTTCTGCATCTGGGGAACGCCTAGTTTCCGCCGCAAGAGATGGAGATCTTCAAGAAGCCAAGGCTTTATTGGAATACAATCCAAGACTTGCAAGGTATTCAACTTTTGGAGCTCGCAATTCGCCTCTCCATTACTCTGCTGCTCAGGGTCACCATGAG ATAGTTTCGCTCTTGCTTGAGTCTGGAGTAGATATTAACCTCAGGAACTATCGGGGTCAG ACTGCTCTGATGCAAGCTTGTCAATATGGCCACTGGGAGGTTGTTCaaattttgattctttttggGGCCAAT ATTCACAGAGCAGATTATCTGAATGGGGGTACTGCACTCCACTTGGCTGCCTTGAATGGTCATTCCCGGTGCATAAGGCTCCTTCTTGCAGATTATATTCCTAGCATTCCTGATTGTTGgaatatattaaaaaacaaatcaaaagatAAAGAATCTACTTCGGATTTTGATGAGAG TGCTCTTCGCGAGGTTATCAATAAACCTGCTGATGGCGGTGTCACTGCCCTTCATATGGCAGCCTTGAATGGGCATGTTGAAAGTGTTCAGCTGCTCCTGGATTTGGGAGCTTCTGTTGCTGAGGTCACTGTAGAAGATGGAACGACGATTGACCTAATAG GTGCTGGGAGCACTGCTCTTCACTATGCTGCTTGTGGTGGAAATGCACAATGTTGTCAG ATTTTGATAGCCAGGGGTGCCAGTATTACTACCACAAATGTAAATGG GTGGAGTCCTTTAATGGTTGCCTGTTCATGGCGCAAAAGTTGGCTTGAGGAAATCCTTAGCAGTAAGCCTGAAGGCCGGTCGCAAGCTCTTCCTTCACCCTTTCTGTCTCTTCCCCTTATGAGCATTATTAGAATTGCTAG AGAATGTGGATGGAGGACTGGTGATTCCTTGTTCTCATGCCAAGATCCATGTGCTGTATGTCTGGACAGGCCGTGTGCAGTAGCTGCAGAAG GTTGTGATCACGAGTTCTGCACACAGTGTGCCTTATACCTCTGTTCTACAAATAACACAACAAATGTAGCTAAAGGTCCAATTGGCTCAATTGCCTGTCCTCTTTGTCGGCATGGAATAGTATCATTTGTCAAGCTTCCTGGAGCAAAACCAATAGTTAAGGCAGTTGCAAGAACAAGTTTGTCCCTGTCTTTCTGCACATGTTCTAGTGAGATGCTGGAGCCAACTTCAATGACAACCCCGCTTTGCAAGCCTGTGGTCCATTGCGCTCGCATTTCTCCCCCTGGATCTTCATTCTGCAGCATAAGTGGTCAGAGTTCCCTGTCGATGAAAATCCACTCTAGCCTTTGCATTGGTGTTCCGAATACTAGTCCTTTAACTCCCTGCCCTGCTGACCAGAATTTGCGAGGCTTAAGACGCTCGGCTTCGGAGGGCAGAAGATCATGGTTCTCAACACTTAATCAATGTGTAACTACAGGCAATGGTTGCTGA